The DNA segment CTGGAGCGGGCCTACGCCAACTTTTTCGCCAAGCGAGCCGACTTTCCCCGGTTCAAGAAGAAGGGGCAGCGCGATAGTTTCCGCTATCCCGACCCGAAACAGATCAAGCTCGACCAGACCAACAGCCGCCTGTTCTTGCCCAAGCTGGGCTGGCTGCGCTACCGCAACAGCCGCGAGGTGCCTGGCACGGTGAAGAACATCACCGTGAGCCAGTCGTGTGGCAAGTGGTTCGTGAGTATCCAGACCGAACGCCAGATCGATGAGCAGCCCACGGCACAGGGTGCGGCAGTCGGCATCGACATGGGCATTGCCCGCTTCGCCACGCTTTCGGATGGTTCGTTCTACGCACCACTGAACAGCTTCAAACGCCATGAAACCGCGCTGTGCAAAGCGCAGCAGGCGATGAGCCGCAAGGTCAGATTCAGCCGCAACTGGAAGAAGGCGAAAGCCTGCGTCCAGCGCATTCACTCGCGCATCGGCAATGCCCGCCGCGACTACCTGCACAAGTGCTCCACCACGATCAGCCAAAACCACGCGATGGTGTGTATCGAGGACTTGCAGGTACGCAATATGTCCAGGTCGGCGGCAGGCACGGCCGAGGCGCCGGGAAGAAACGTTCGGGCCAAGTCTGGCCTGAACAGGGCCATCCTCGATCAGGGCTGGTTCGAGTTCCGTCGCCAACTGGACTACAAGCTGGCGTGGCGCGGCGGCTGGCTGATTGCCGTGCCGCCGCAAAATACCAGCCGCACGTGCCCGTGTTGCGGCCATGTGTCGGCGGCCAACCGCCAGACGCAAGCCCTGTTCAGGTGCGTGGGATGTGGTTTTGAAGGCAACGCCGATGTGGTCGGCGCGATCAATGTACTAAGGGCGGGACACGCCCGGTTAGCCTGTGAAGTGAGCGCAGAGGTCATGGCGCCAGCAGCAGGAACCCACCGAAGCGACTCGGGGGCGGCTCGATGCCGCGCCTGAGCGCCGTAGGAATCTCCGGCCTTCAGGCCGGGGAGGATGTCAATGCGCCAATCAAGTAAATAAAAATGCATCGTCTTTGCATCAAACCTGTATCCCGTTCGGCTATCCCTTCGATATTGGTCATTACACACCCCGGGGGAGGGGATACATGAAACCTTGCTTGCCCATCCGCACCACCTTGAGCACTGCCATTCGCGTTTGTCTGTTCGGCCTGGGAAGCGCCTGCCTGATGCCCTCACTGCATGCGGTGGCCGACGATGCCGCGACCCAGGGCAGTGTGCGCAGTTATGACATTCCGGCCGGCAGCCTGACCGAGGTCCTGAGCCGTTTTGCCGCTTCGGCCGGTGCGGCGATTTCTTTCGATGCCGGGCAGTTGCAAGGCAAGACTTCAAACGGCCTGCGCGGGACTTACAGCGTGCAGCAAGGCTTCGCCACTTTGCTGGCCGGTAGCAACTTTCAGGTCGTGGCACAGGGCAACGGTAGTTACGTGCTTATCCCGCGACCTGCTGGCGTCGCCGATGGCGCTATCGAGCTGGGGGCCACCAGCGTTATGAGTAGTGGCCTGGGCAGCGTGACCGAGAACTCCGGTTCTTACACCACCGGCGCGGTGAGCATCGGCAAGGCGCCGCAGACTCTGCGGCGTACCCCGCAATCGGTCACGGTACTGACCAGCCAGCGCCTGCAAGACCAGAACCTGACCAGCCTGACCGCTGTGCTGGAGCAGACCCCCGGTGTGGTGGTGGACCTGTTCGACAGCGAGCGGGTCAACTATTACTCGCGCGGCTACCAGATCGACGCGATTCAGTTCGACGGCGCCACGGTGGTGCAGGGCAGTGGTGGCGGGTCGTTTATTCAAAGCGATTCAGCGCTGGTTGATCACATTGAAGTGCTGCGCGGCGCCACCGGTATGTTGCGTGGTTCGGGTAACCCGTCAGGCACGGTGAACATGGTGCGCAAGCGCCCGACCCGTGAATTCCAGGGTTCGGCCAGCGTGACCGCCGGCTCCTGGGATGCCCAGCGCTACGTGCTGGATGTGTCCGGGCCGCTGAACGAAGGCGGTGGCATTCGCGGCCGGATGATCGCAGTGCACGATGACCGCGACATGTTTCAGGACACCCGGATGGAGCGCAAGAATGTGCTCTATGGCGTGCTGGCTGCCGACCTTACCGACAGCACCACCCTGACCACCGGCATCGAGTACACCGAACTGGACGCTACCGGTGCCTGGGGCGGCCTGCCGGCGGACTTCAGTGGCAAACCCCTGGACCTGTCGCGCAGCACCTATCTGGGGACCAACTGGAACCGCTGGAACCGCAGCAACCTGCAGACGTTTGTCGAGCTGGAGCACATGTTCGCCAACGACTGGAGCCTGAAACTGTCCGGCACCCGCACCC comes from the Pseudomonas sp. StFLB209 genome and includes:
- a CDS encoding RNA-guided endonuclease InsQ/TnpB family protein → MQRLQAFKYELMPDGRQERQMRRFAGSCRFVFNKALALQKERHEQGEKKLGYAGLCKLLTEWRHSPPTAWLADAPVHPLQQGLKDLERAYANFFAKRADFPRFKKKGQRDSFRYPDPKQIKLDQTNSRLFLPKLGWLRYRNSREVPGTVKNITVSQSCGKWFVSIQTERQIDEQPTAQGAAVGIDMGIARFATLSDGSFYAPLNSFKRHETALCKAQQAMSRKVRFSRNWKKAKACVQRIHSRIGNARRDYLHKCSTTISQNHAMVCIEDLQVRNMSRSAAGTAEAPGRNVRAKSGLNRAILDQGWFEFRRQLDYKLAWRGGWLIAVPPQNTSRTCPCCGHVSAANRQTQALFRCVGCGFEGNADVVGAINVLRAGHARLACEVSAEVMAPAAGTHRSDSGAARCRA
- a CDS encoding TonB-dependent siderophore receptor — translated: MKPCLPIRTTLSTAIRVCLFGLGSACLMPSLHAVADDAATQGSVRSYDIPAGSLTEVLSRFAASAGAAISFDAGQLQGKTSNGLRGTYSVQQGFATLLAGSNFQVVAQGNGSYVLIPRPAGVADGAIELGATSVMSSGLGSVTENSGSYTTGAVSIGKAPQTLRRTPQSVTVLTSQRLQDQNLTSLTAVLEQTPGVVVDLFDSERVNYYSRGYQIDAIQFDGATVVQGSGGGSFIQSDSALVDHIEVLRGATGMLRGSGNPSGTVNMVRKRPTREFQGSASVTAGSWDAQRYVLDVSGPLNEGGGIRGRMIAVHDDRDMFQDTRMERKNVLYGVLAADLTDSTTLTTGIEYTELDATGAWGGLPADFSGKPLDLSRSTYLGTNWNRWNRSNLQTFVELEHMFANDWSLKLSGTRTHFRLDDHGFKQTYISRASTTNPYLVNVQTTEGDGGESEQSHLGATLNGPFSLFGRQHELLLGVERIRNDSTASATNFMPNLTNVDVRTWNPSTLLPEPVINISARPVLTRTTQEGAHATWRISLADPLTAIVGARINWWDYDQSTSATGDYSVNQEVVPYAALIYDLNENFSLYGSYTEIFSPQSATDATGSVLDPVTGEAYEMGIKGEFYEGRLNTSLALFRINQVGKALDDISGPNPCPPLYPNGYCQAASGKSRSDGFEIEVSGEVLPGWQVSGGYTYTSTEFLKDTVSNTGNVLRSTDPKRMLKLFTSYRLPGAWSDLTIGGGVRAQSDIYSRSGAATATQSGYAIYSAMASYRFNDHYSVQVNANNLFDKEYYKKIGATATGYYWGEPRSLEVTLRGTF